In Flavobacterium sp. GSB-24, the genomic window TGAGTTTAGGAGCAAATTTTATAGTAACTCCTGTTTTTAGGGAAGATATTGCAATTGCTTGTAATCGACGCAAAGTATTGTGGTCTCCAGGCTGCGGAACGCTTACTGAAATTGCAAGAGCCGAAGAATTGGGTTGCGAAATTGTAAAACTGTTTCCAGCTGATATTTACGGACCTGAGTTCATCAAAGCGATAAAAGGGCCATGTCCGTGGACAAACATTATGCCAACGGGTGGTGTTTACCAAACGGTTGAAAGTCTGAGTTCATGGCTGAATTCCGGAGCAACTTGTGTTGGCCTAGGTTCGCAGTTAATTTCAAAAGATATATTGGATAAACAAGATTTTGAAGGTTTACAGGCTAAAGTAAGTCAGGTTTTGGAGATCATTAAAAATATTAGAATTCAGGGATAAAAATAACGCCATTGTAAAGACTAATTTTGTTTTGTTTTTAAGAGCATTGCACTTGTTTGATAAAATTTTGGTAAGTAGTTTATTAATCAGCTCAAGTGTAATGTTTCTTTTTAAAAAATAACCTTTATAATGCTGGAGATGGTATTTTGTAAAGGAGCCATTTTTAGGATGCCATCACAAATAATTACAGTTTTAAAATAGCTCAGCTTTAAAAATAAAAGATTTAAGATGAAATAATTAATATATAACTAGAACTAATATATATTGTATTATTAATCTTTACAAAACTTTTTGTCTTTTTATATCCTAATATAAAGACGATATTATATAGGCTCAAAAAATAATAATAAACATATAAAATATGAAAGTAGTTATCCGGTTTATAATGTTAAATTTTTTGCTTCTTCATTTTGTCTCAATGCAAGCCCAAACGAATGGAGCCAAGTTCATTTTTTCAAAAGACAAGCATCTGTATTATATGGGAAGAGTTGGCTTTTCGAACTCCAGTGCCGAATTCTATTGGTCAGGAACCAGTGTCAGTATTAATGTAAAAGGCACCAAAGAGGTTAAGGCCTTGTTGGATGTAAAAAAGGATTTCAATTATTATTATGCTATTGTTGATGGTAACACGAGTAATCTTGAAAAAATAAAAGTTGGTAAAGGGAAAAAAGCATATATTATAGCTACTTTCTCCGACTTAAAAAAGCATCAGGTCGAATTGGTAAAAATTACAAACACAGATGAAAACACGACCTTATTCTATGGTTTTGAAATTGATAAAAACGCAACCGTCCTTAAGCCAAAGAAAGAAAAAAAGAGAAAGATAGAATTTTTTGGAGATTCTATAACCTGTGGACATGGTGTTGATGTACCTATTGACAGCACAGACTCTGGCGCCCCCAAATATTTTAATAATTTTAAGACCTATGATGCTATCACGGCCAGACACTTTGATGCACAATATCATTGCACCGCCAAAAGCGGAATTGGGGTAATGGTGAGTT contains:
- a CDS encoding bifunctional 4-hydroxy-2-oxoglutarate aldolase/2-dehydro-3-deoxy-phosphogluconate aldolase, coding for MAKYSRIEVAQQMKENGMVPLFFHSDIELSKKVLKACYDGGSRLMEFTSRGDFAHEVFGELNKYALAELPGMMLGVGSITDAASASLYMSLGANFIVTPVFREDIAIACNRRKVLWSPGCGTLTEIARAEELGCEIVKLFPADIYGPEFIKAIKGPCPWTNIMPTGGVYQTVESLSSWLNSGATCVGLGSQLISKDILDKQDFEGLQAKVSQVLEIIKNIRIQG
- a CDS encoding SGNH/GDSL hydrolase family protein, whose amino-acid sequence is MKVVIRFIMLNFLLLHFVSMQAQTNGAKFIFSKDKHLYYMGRVGFSNSSAEFYWSGTSVSINVKGTKEVKALLDVKKDFNYYYAIVDGNTSNLEKIKVGKGKKAYIIATFSDLKKHQVELVKITNTDENTTLFYGFEIDKNATVLKPKKEKKRKIEFFGDSITCGHGVDVPIDSTDSGAPKYFNNFKTYDAITARHFDAQYHCTAKSGIGVMVSWFPQIMPEIYDRINPEDSNSKWNFSGYVPDIVVINLFQNDSWIVNMPQNEQFKIRFGTTKPNNEFIIEAYIDFISKIRMHYPNAQIICCLGNMDIVREGSIWPELVNAAVAKLNDKKIVSHFFSYKNTNGHPKEKEQQAMADDLIQFIENNHFF